The window CGAAGAAGCCGACGGTAGCCGTCGGCATTGTTTTGGCCGTCGGGTAGCGCCCTGTGCAGGTAGAGGCGGAGGCCCACATGGGTGTGTTGGCTCAAGCCCAATTCAATGGGGCATGGAAGAAAAAATATACAGAAAAAGAAGGCAATCGTGTGTCCCTGCCTATCGTGGGCAGGTGCCCAACTCATGTTTTTTATATACCCACGAGCGCTGTTTACGGTGTTATTTAACCACATTGTGTGGCTTAGTGTCCTGCTCGGCTTGGTTTTGAAGGGCGCGCGGGCCTGCAGGCTAATGTAAACCGGCGTATCGTTTTTCGACTAAATAAAAGGACCTTCCTCCTTTTAAATCTCAGCCGTCGATCTTTGTGGTTAACGTAAGATCAACGGGTATAAACGGGTGacgtatggagaactatgaaatctttcatcttTTAATAAAGATAAAGATACAAAGGATCAGCCTTGCAGAATAACCATTTCAAGCAAAATAACTTATGGGTTTAGATCAGTTGCATATATTCTATTTGGATCATTTGGCTCTGATAAAAAAATAACTTCTGATTTACAAACCGCATTTAATACTACGTTGCCCTACTACCAAACCCGGTACAATGAGTCACACGTCGCTTCTTTGGTGCGGTTATGGTCGCCGCTGTGGGGGGCTCTTCGGAGGTGGCCACTAGGATCGGAGGTAGCGAGAGTGCTGGAAAGGGAGCCCGTAGGTGGATCCTCCTTGAGGTGGTCATCGGCAAAGATCAGCCCAACTTCCGCCAGCTGGGCGACAAAGTTtgattggggaggaggcggcgactTTACGGCGCTAATGCCCATTTTTGACTTTTTGTACTAGTGATCAAACGCTGCACATATATTGAGCAGGCAAGCACAACTGAACTTTACAGCACTTGAGAGCTCCTGAAGCAAGTGCTGCGGAGGTATAATCCAGCATAAATGCTATACAAATATGAAAGAGCGAACTAGGCTAACACAAGAAGATAAACAAAAAGCCATGGGAGAATTCATCTTTGAGTTCTGGCCTAGCTAGGCTACTTGAATAATTTTTAGAAATTAGTGTAAATCACTAAACTTTGTGGGCACAAACTATTTCAAAAGGTAAAATAAGACATTTTATACCGTATTAGATTATCATACGGAACAGAACCGTATACAGAGCAACCTTGATACAGAGGGTGTCTTTAACATAAAGTCTGACTGCTTGCCAATACACAGCCTACGGCAGTTTTGTAAGGAACTTTCTGTGAATTCAACTGAATTGATGTGCCATCAAAAGGCCAAAAACAAACAACATCAGCGAACAATCCTACAACGCATTCATACTATAGAGAACATGTTGGCACTGGCCCGACCTCGACGCTGCTGTAGCCGAGTACTTTCTGGCGATACACGCGTACGAGACTAGCTCGAGTATTTTCCGAGCTAACCGGTTGGAGACGTAGACGTGGAACGATGGTCAGGTGCACGTATACATCAAGCAACCAAGCAGCCTAGCTAGTTGCTGGATTGATTCCTCTATATAGGCTTATCCACGTACTAAACCAGGAGCCGCCGGCTTGATTGATCGATGCCTGAACTTGACGGAAACATGCACGCACGTATACATCATTTTTCAATAGCATGTATAATAGCTTAATCACAACAAACTAAAAGGGAAATACAGTAGACAGTACTCAATTAGAGACAGGGCACTGACATTGTCTAAAGCTTTGCCCCGCTTAGTGATTAATATCCTTCTCGTGAGCTAAAGCATCCTGCAAACCACCCACCTTTTCAGTACTTTCCGAACATTGAATAACCAAGGGACAAACTAACAGTGAAAGCAATGATTACCTCGTCCTCAGGGAGACGCTCATTGTTATTCAGGTCACTGCCACCTGCACACAGCTAGCCTTTTAGTTTCATCTGCACACCGAGCTCAAACCAAGCCACGTGAATGAATACTtgtagcttatagggtttttgtttttgcagaaatctaggagccccctccatcatccccgtcgtcgtccccgtcaccgaccccccctccgaccttgaggtgagaccagccaaatctccatgcatgtcaatatgagtcctataagatattttgaaatgtttttgctcatattttgaaccattgaaatgtaatggccatcaagtttgaatgctcatatgatgtagataaaaacatgtatatttccgttccggcaaatttcaggcgctcgatatgtccttttttagaaagataattaaatgatatttcgggttgactttaagtctgtcgagtctccaccatatatgagaggacgaagcatcccgactattgtcgtggggatagcttctccttcgttcccgtgtgctagacaatttggtgtaatgcactcgggaacgaaaggaggagctaccatcaccgacggccgcaaatgtcagagaggaatcagtgagggagagatcgaccatatatgagaggacgaagaatcccgactgttgtcgtgggggtagcttctctttcgttcccgtgtgctagacaatttggtataattcattcgggaacgaaaggaggagctaccatcaccaacggtcgaatatatacaccacgtgagctgagcgttttcaagaaaagactcaacagaccgatagtcaacccgtgatgaataataatgttctaatttagtttttgtgtatatatatttaattgtacaagtttaatctttgaattatgaacataggaaatgtcatactcggacgacgaaagtcttcctggggagtgcgactagtgccacaacgaccgaggtatgtgcgacaggttccttcagctggacgaagatcggcacttcaacattaagctcgaggagaccttcgatgttaaaACGGtactacgcaacaacgacaagtgttttttcgtaattaagcacgacttcaactatttcaacgtgtacttatcatcttttacaattcgactagcttatcccatgctatgcaagacgctatgtcttagaGAGGACGGGTTTTGaaaaccatgaaagtatggaaaccaagaaaattcacctaaggacccatcatggtatggattttgaagtgaatctgtacaattctgagagcgtaacccattaaaaattgggaagcactttgcaagatgtatggtttttaagAGGATATGCttttcaccatggatcttggtgatcctgaaatcgagcaagacaatatggacatttgggtccttgttgatacgcctccaattctaccgctatgtgagtttctcaaacatagttattagctaatttatactgttcatttcaaaatagttgacagcttattttcattcttcaaaaaacgtgcggaagatggtagacagaacctactacaccgaaggctccgaattaacttatcaggagaaaaatcatctgatcgcattttgtactgatcttgagaattacaatatctacaatcaaactcgtcaacattatggtcaatacgtgacactagtgcatgtgttgaactacggtaactactatggagataccctggtaagattttttactattacgacatccgtgcatcttttgcatacttctaaaactagtacatcattgctaactatgaagttattactatgttttttaacAGATAAGCccagaggattgtgtgcctcatttgatgtatgagcatggtcgccttgatgttttgaacatacagccagatcATCCTATGaacctcaactgtccataccggatttctaaaagaagtggatacATGAAaattaaagaatggaaaaaatgtatggacagttgtaaggaggttcttggaagcaaaaggaagcgaagcgcaagaattgaaggcaggatgatctccattctccataatgaagagtcaaggtctatattgttttatgctattttaccttaaagaggggtatttaggtcctacttaatactgatgatcatgttctAAGaataattaagtagggttggttcgattactatgaggatgatgatcgtatgacttgttattaataacgagtagaagttgtatgatgatgattagtacgaCTTATTATCATGacgatgcatgatgcgagcataaagagttattatatatcagtgggtgaaatgaacatggattggattgaagtaaaggcaacatgcatgtggtgcatgtcgaaagtagtactaatcctaacttgatcaagttaggattagtattactttcaacatgcaccacatgttgccttcactttaatctaagccatgtttaggcatagcagtagcgttggtaaaccaagcacggagataagagatgacacttctctctattagctagctaacacacccTAAATTACCCTCTAAAccacccctttcagaaaaaaacaaaaacctcggctcctgccagctgctgacgcgtggatgcctattggtcccggttggtgccacaaaccgggaccaaaggccctcctgtctGGGCTCGCAGCACCGGCCACATGGAGACCCATCTGtctcggttcgtgtaagaaccgggactaaaggcctagggctttagtaacgatcctttagtcccgattcaaaaACGGGGACAAATGAGCCTTACGAACCggaacaataggccctttttctactagtgctaggatAGCTGATAGATGCGCACTACTGTAATGCATGTTGATCAATAAGCTTAACTTGTTCTGGAAAAAACAACAGTTTGTTAGTTCAAACATCTCTGTCGGCTTGTTTTTGTTATGTATTTTAATCAGGTGTCAGTAGCGGCCGGCCGGATGCTCAAACCAAAGGTGGCCGAGATGTCGACTGTATTGTTGTTCTTTTTTTTTNNNNNNNNNNNNNNNNNNNNNNNNNNNNNNNNNNNNNNNNNNNNNNNNNNNNNNNNNNNNNNNNNNNNNNNNNNNNNNNNNNNNNNNNNNNNNNNNNNNNNNNNNNNNNNNNNNNNNNNNNNNNNNNNNNNNNNNNNNNNNNNNNNNNNNNNNNNNNNNNNNNNNNNNNNNNNNNNNNNNNNNNNNNNNNNNNNNNNNNNNNNNNNNNNNNNNNNNNNNNNNNNNNNNNNNNNNNNNNNNNNNNNNNNNNNNNNNNNNNNNNNNNNNNNNNNNNNNNNNNNNNNNNNNNNNNNNNNNNNNNNNNNNNNNNNNNNNNNNNNNNNNNNNNNNNNNNNNNNNNNNNNNNNNNNNNNNNNNNNNNNNNNNNNNNNNNNNNNNNNNNNNNNNNNNNNNNNNNNNNNNNNNNNNNNNNNNNNNNNNNNNNNNNNNNNNNNNNNNNNNNNNNNNNNNNNNNNNNNNNNNNNNNNNNNNNNNNNNNNNNNNNNNNNNNNNNNNNNNNNNNNNNNNNNNNNNNNNNNNNNNNNNNNNNNNNNNNNNNNNNNNNNNNNNNNNNNNNNNNNNNNNNNNNNNNNNNNNNNNNNNNNNNNNNNNNNNNNNNNNNNNNNNNNNNNNNNNNNNNNNNNNNNNNNNNNNNNNNNNNNNNNNNNNNNNNNNNNNNNNNNNNNNNNNNNNNNNNNNNNNNNNNNNNNNNNNNNNNNNNNNNNNNNNNNNNNNNNNNNNNNNNNNNNNNNNNNNNNNNNNNNNNNNNNNNNNNNNNNNNNNNNNNNNNNNNNNNNNNNNNNNNNNNNNNNNNNNNNNNNNNNNNNNNNNNNNNNNNNNNNNNNNNNNNNNNNNNNNNNNNNNNNNNNNNNNNNNNNNNNNNNNNNNNNNNNNNNNNNNNNNNNNNNNNNNNNNNNNNNNNNNNNNNNNNNNNNNNNNNNNNNNNNNNNNNNNNNNNGGCAGCTAGGGTTTGGATCGTGATTAggttgataccatgttagaagggagagagggattgttgcGGAATATGATGGATTTATTATTGAGCttcgagggcgagtatatattgagtacaagacttggagGCAAGATGCCTCTCCTGGAGATAAGGTAGGAGACGGATTACAAATCCTAGACTACCAAATACATATatcccaaatatatctctaacactTTTCTTGTTCCATTTCTCATTTCATTTTTGTCttattcatttttttctgcttCGTGTATAGTTATTGGCCAAACAGGGAGACTTGGTGGGCGACTTCCTTAGTCAAGGTCTAAactcctttttattttttattcttgtATGGAATGACAAGGCAGCAAAGCACTTACCTAACTACGCGTGAACCAAAACTTGCTTGTTATATATGCACCCAACCCAAGTGGGTCTGCTTAGTTAAGCTCGCGGTGCACCTTTCTTCTTTCATCTGGGACTGGGAGCCAAGAATCCTCTTGAGCACAAGCACCACAAGGCCTTCAGCTCAGCAGGTCTGATATTGCTTTCTTTAGTTTAGGACCTAGCCATCTGATATTGCTTTGGTTCCTAGCCACTGGTATTTCATCATCGCCTTGTACTGCCAACAGGAATATATAGGATTGTTTGCCCTTTCTGTCGATTATTGTGGGAACTGATTTCTAGACTTCGAAACAGAGGATCGTAGCTGAAACCTCACGGAGAAATGGCTGATAAAATATATATATGGGAGAAGAAGCTACAAGATCCAAGTGCACCACCCATGCCGTTTCCTTTAGACTTTCTGAAGGCCATCACATGTGATTTTTCCGCTGAACAAGAGCTCGGCAAAGGTGGGTATGGAGTGGTTTACAAGGTATACTAACTATACGTGTATGACCAATTCCATTCACTCCAATTATCAGAttaatattatttagcaattaataTAGTCATTAACAGGGCACACAAGTCAAACTATGAAGTGACTTTTGACTTACCTCACAGGGAGTTCTTCCGAGTGGAAAAATTATTGCTGTGAAGAAGCTTCATGATACACATCTGGTGGAAGATAACAAATTCCAAAAGGAGGTCAGATATCTTATGGGGATGAAGCACCAAAACGTAGTACAGTTTGTAGGTTACTGTGCCGAATCAAGTTGGGAAGCGATGAAGCTGCCTGGAATTGTGGGTTATATTTTCTCTGAAGCACCAAAAAGATTGCTTTGCTTCGAGTATGTATGCAATCAAAGCCTTGACAAGTATATCTCCGGTATGATTCCTGAAATCTCGACTACTTTATTTTCATTTTAGTCCCTGTAGTTTAGTTTCTACAATACGGCTTTAACCTGTACTGATTGTGTCAGTTACTAACCTGACGACAAATCATTTTTATAGATTCTGGAACTGACACAACCAAACTATTTAGACCAAGACACGGTTCCATAACTGTAATCTGCAATCACTGAATGGAGTTTAGCTTATTATTAATTTATCAAATTTTATATATAGATGGATCTTCGGGCCTTGAGTGGAACATGAGATGTGAAATAATAAGGGGAATTTGCGATGGTTTGCATTATCTTCATGGGGAATGCCAAATTATTCATCTTGACTTGAAGCCTGCAAATATATTGTTTGGTACTAATATGGAGCCGAAAATTGCGGATTTTGGTTTGTCAAAGATCTTTGCGGATCAATCACTTACTAAAAATCCTGCAGGAACACTGTAAGCTTTGCCTTATTCTACAGTATCTCATGTTCATTCTTGAAATGCCTCAAACTTCCAAACTCTGCTGCAGGGGATATATGGCTCCAGAGTACTTAATCCGTGGTTTAGTCTCCATCAAGGCAGATATATTTAGTTTAGGTGTCGTAATCATTGAGATAATCACTGGTCGTAAAGAACTTCCATGTTTTCAGCAGTTCAATGAGAATGGTAGTCCCCAGAGCGACATCGCATCTGAGCAGGACTTCATAGAGAAAGTAAGATGACGTAATCCAGTTTTTGCATGTTTGAATCGAACAACCTTTTTCCCCAACTATGTTGGTGACAGTCAAACTTGCGAAGGAAGAAAAAGGACCATAGTATTTAAAGAAACCCACAAGTACTACTATTACTGAATAGGACATGAAAGAAGATGGATTTAAAGTCATGAAGATAGTTACTGTCATAGAATTAACTTACTCTCTTTTAGAAACATTTATCTTGTGTTTCTTCATGTCTGATGAAAATGCAACTTATATGGTGTTATATCTGGCTCTAAACAAGGGTTTCTTTTTAAAGATTTCTGCTTTTATCCTGATGTTTGAATTGATGTTTACAATTTTTTTTGTTATATATGTTACCATATTCATAGCGCCAACTAACAAGTGCAATTTCATAGATACTTGATACTTGGAGGAATAGGTTGCAAATATCAGATGGCCACATAGAAAAATTGAAACAGATACGGGTATGCGCAGAGTTAGGAATACAATGTGCTCAACTTAACCCAGTTCAGAGACCAGTTACACAGCATATAATCGATCGGCTTGCTGAAGTGAAGGACAGATCCATCAAGACTGGCACTTTTGCAGTAGAGCAGGTATGTTGACAGAACATGGTCCTGCAGGATCATCGAGTCAGCATTCCACAAAGCAAAACTATCATCCCTCCGAAAGACATGTCGACACCTTTTGATGCATCTTGCTGTTTTTCCCACATCACAGGTCTCTGCTCAAATTGGTAACAGTAGCGCACCGGCAGCAATAGCATCAAGTACGGCTTCTGAGCATGACGAAGTAAGTGAGCTTCTTCAGAAACTATCATCGCAGAACGCTTTGGATCAGCGTGAAGCCGCAGGCGTGCTTCGCCAGCTCGCGAAGCGCAGTGCTGAGCATCGTGCACGCATCGGGGAATCTGGCGGCATCCCTATCCTCTCGAGACTTCTGTCTTCGACGACTGATCTTAGCGCCCAGGAGCATGTGGTCACCACTCTCCTCATCATTTCTGTCAACCGAGAGAACAGACGGAGGATTGTTTCCTCTGGAGCTGTTTCCGGGATCGTGCGGGCGCTAGAGAGGGGCAACATGAGCCCCCTTGCGCTACTGTCAATCCTTTCCAACGGCCCCGAGGGAGTGGCAGCTATCAGTGCCGCTGCCGCTGTCATACCAAGTCTGGTTGGAGTTATTAGGAATGGATCCTCAGCGAGCAAGGCAAATGCAGTTGCTATCCTGTTGCgtgtcttttttttttttttgcgagatatCCTGTTGCGTGTCTGTGAtggcgaaggcaagcagcagcGACAGAACCTTGCTCAGGCACATGAGCATGGCCTCGTGCCCTTGCTGGCGGAGCTAAAGGAAAGCAGCAGCACACACATGGGGAAAAGTAAAGCGACCCGGCTGCTCCGACTAATGAATAACTAGTGAATGAGGGAGGCACGTTTGTGCGGCCAAATTTACAAGATATTTTACGTATGAGCTGGTGGCATTTTGCTTATCTACTTGTTACTTGTTCGATCCTANNNNNNNNNNNNNNNNNNNNNNNNNNNNNNNNNNNNNNNNNNNNNNNNNNNNNNNNNNNNNNNNNNNNNNNNNNNNNNNNNNNNNNNNNNNNNNNNNNNNNNNNNNNNNNNNNNNNNNNNNNNNNNNNNNNNNNNNNNNNNNNNNNNNNNNNNNNNNNNNNNNNNNNNNNNNNNNNNNNNNNNNNNNNNNNNNNNNNNNNNNNNNNNNNNNNNNNNNNNNNNNNNNNNNNNNNNNNNNNNNNNNNNNNNNNNNNNNNNNNNNNNNNNNNNNNNNNNNNNNNNNNNNNNNNNNNNNNNNNNNNNNNNNNNNNNNNNNNNNNNNNNNNNNNNNNNNNNNNNNNNNNNNNNNNNNNNNNNNNNNNNNNNNNNNNNNNNNNNNNNNNNNNNNNNNNNNNNNNNNNNNNNNNNNNNNNNNNNNNNNNNNNNNNNNNNNNNNNNNNNNNNNNNNNNNNNNNNNNNNNNNNNNNNNNNNNNNNNNNNNNNNNNNNNNNNNNNNNNNNNNNNNNNNNNNNNNNNNNNNNNNNNNNNNNNNCGACCGAGATTCGATCGACGAGGGCGACCGCGCTCGCTCAGCTGCTTGGTGCGGCCGGGCTGGATCGGGAGCCTTCGGGCCTCGTTGCCAATGGGCCGGACAATAATGGGTATGAGGCCCATTATGTCTTTCAAGGCCGGTCCGTTGAGTGTTTTCTGCCATGCACGTCCGATCCTTCGATCGTCCCAGCGCAGTCGGTACGTGCCGCTAGGGTTCATCGCCAGGGGAGTCGTGGTTTCCCGCAGTGTGGATCGGGCAGGGCGAGGAGGATCCCGCCGCTGCTAATGGCTGGACGTGGAGCGGGACCCCCTCCTGCTGCGAGTACCGCGGGGGGGGGGGCTCGAAGGGCTCGACCGCCGCCGCCCCATGCGTCGGGACGGGGCGCACCGCCGGCCGGACAGCAGCCGCCGGCACTTGCGCCGGGTGCTGCAGGTCGTGGAGGCGCTCTCCAGCCGCGTCAGCAGCTGGGCGCTCCGGGAGTTCGGGCTCCTGAGGCGCAGCCAACGACGGCTGGCCGGGCAGCGCATAGACCCCCGGTGCCATCTCATGCTGCTGGGGTCGGCCGGGGAGGCCCTCGCCCTCCGCCGCCGGCGGCGCCGGCTCCTGGGTCGATGACGACTGGTATGGTTAATACTGGCCGTGGAGCTCCTCGCCCTGCACCGCCGGTGGTGCCGGCTCGTAACGCGTCGGCGGAGGGGATGGCTGCTCTGAGGGCCGAGACGCCGGGGGCCACGGTGGCTGCCGTTGTCGCTGCTGATCCGGTGGCGGCAACTGCCGGGGGTCAGCGTGCACCCCCGCCACACCTTGCGGTTCGTCAGGCGCAGAATCGTTCGGGGCAGAATCAGGTTCAGAGTAATCAGAGTAATACCAGTGGGAGACCGACTGATGCACCTCGAGGCAAGTGGGGTGATGACGGGTTTGATGCGTATGGAGTAGGCCAGCATCGGGGCTCATCTTCAGCGGGAGGAGGTCGGGGTTATGCTTGGCAGAGTGACGGGTCTGCAGAGAGACCGTTCCTGGGGCCGGCTGGAGGCTTCGTTGAGGGGGCCTCAGGACCTGATAACAGGCACAGAGGAGGTTATCGCGGATACCGTGGTCGTGGTGGAGGCCGCGGAAGGttccgccggccgcctccccctagacATGTTGACTCTGACGGGGCGGCGATGGAGACTGATCAGACACCACAGGAGCTACCTCCCCAGGCGATGGAGGTGGTGAATGCACTTGCGGTTGCTGAGGTTCCTGGGATTGCGAAGGAGGCTGAGGTGGTTCAAGTGGCTGATTCTAAGAGGGCATCCAAGTACGCTCGGAAGAAAGAGAGAATGCTTTGTTACCGGTGCGGAGAGAAGGGGCACTTCATCGCGGAGTGTGTGGCCCAGCTGTGCGAATCCTGTGGTAAGCCTGCGCATGCTTCAGGGGATTGTCCTTTGCTGAGGGACCATATTCCAGCTCTTACTGTATATGGTGTGTACTGTGCGGAGCTGATGTTCTTCGAGTCAGCGGCTGCGAGGGAGATCCCAGCTGATACACAGAGCCTTACTTCTGGTTTGGTCAAGGTGACACAGGGAGATGTCTCCCAGGCTCAGATTGTGCAGAGACTTCAGGAGTTGGCTCCgggtgattttcagtgggacctcGTACCCGTTGAGGATAGAGTATTCAGAGTGGAGTTTCCTTCGATTGAGGACTTGCAGCGTTTGTTGAGCTTTGGGATGTGTAAGGTGCCAGGCACCAAAGGTATTTTGGAGTTCCACGAGTGGAAGAAAGTTGAGCCTAAGGGGAAGCCTCTTACTCAGGTGTGGCTGCGTTTCTCGGGGGCACCGTCTGAGGCTCTTTCTAATGTGCGTGTGGTGGCTAGTTTGGGGATTATGGTTGGTAAGACGGAGAAAGTGGATATGGCGTTCACTAGAGCTCAGGGGGTGGCTCGACTGCGAGTTAGCATTCTGGATATTGAGTATGTCCCAGACGTCATCAACTGGACCTATAGAGGCGAGGTGTTTCCACTTGATATTGAGTTTGAGGATGCAGAGTTGTTTGCTGAGGTTGCTGCTGGCACTGACGTGGATATGCACGATGGGGGTGATGATACAGGTGCTCCCAGGGAGCAGGCGGATGAGGCAGCACAGGAGCCCAATGGATCGGGGCCTGCTGCTCAGGAGCCGGAGAACGGAGCCGGGATGGAGCAGTCCCCGGCTTCGTCTTTGCCTCATAACTCACTGCGGTTTGGATCTTTTCTGCCGTCGTCGGCGCCTCCTCGTCTGTGGAGTGATCGGGTTGACTCTGACGATGCGTTCGAGCATTCGCTACCGGTCTTGGACTTTGGGCGGTCACCCCGGCAGTCGGCCAGCTTCAGTGCCCGTGTTGTTCAAGAGGTGGAGCCTCAGGAGTCGCCAGGGCGATCTAGGTCTTCGGTTTCCTTGCGGAGGGGAGGGGCGTCTGGGCAGGTGGCCACGACTCCCTCTCACTCTTCTGTTTCACAGCAGGCGGCGCAGGTACCTGTGTCCAGCCGGGGCGACATATctttggggcaggaggccctggagGTCCGTCTCGCGGGAGCCTCGTTGGTGGTGGGGTCGCCGGAGGTGCTAGGCAGGCGTCAGGGGCAGGTGGCCCCTGACCCTCTAGTACCGACGGCGGTCCTGCAGGTGGAGCGCACGGCTGCCACGGCGTCGGCTGGGGGGGTCGGACTAGGGCAGGAGGCCCTGGTGCCAACTCCGTCAGGCATCTCCACATCTCCTACGCGGTCCCCCTCTCCCAGACCTACTCCGGGAGCCGCTACTCGGGAGGAGGTGATCGCGTTCGGAGGGATCCGAGACCCTGCTTCCGAGGGGAGGCGGATGAGCTCTCGTCTCCAGGACCTTCCGGAGGTTGATGATTTGCAGCAGAGGTGCGCTATGCGGGCGGCCAAGCTGCGTGATGTGGAGAGCACAACAGGTATGTCAGTTAATGTTTCAAATTCTATTCTGCATTTCTCTAAGgatgagattattaataatgcaaaccaaGTGGGGGTGTCTTTTGGGAATAATAATTTGGAAATTGAAAACTCGGTTAATGATCTTTTAGATTTGGAAGCGGAACGGGCCTTGGAGTCTATTAGAAACCTAGCGGCTGTAAAACCTTTGAATGATGCGGAGATTGAGGCCTTGGGTGTTAGGGTGCTTGATAAATTCTGCGCGGATCTTGTTCCTCCGTCTGCGGAGCCTGATGAGGATGAACTCCAGGTAGATGATGCAGCCCATGTTCAACCAGAGCACGGTTATGAGGACCGGGCTACAGGTGATAACATTCCTAAACGTAAGTGGAAGCGGAAGGTGTACCCTGCATCCGCGGTACGCAGGAGTGCTAGAATTCGTAAggccaaaaaattccatgatgacctATGAAAGGAAtattctggaatagcagaggtcttaaggacttggctaaacgTAGGTTTCTAGTGGAGGCATCTTTAGAGCACCGTTTAGATTTCATTGCTCTCTCTGAAACTGGTAGGGATAATTTTGCACCTCAGTTTCTTAACACGTTGTCGGGAGGGGTGGAATTCGATTGGCATTGTCTTCCTCCAAGAGGGAGGTCTGGGGGCATCTTGCTGGGTGTGAGATGTGATTCCCTTGAAGTCCGGAGTGTTGTTATGGGTGACTTTGCAGTGAAATTCAGAGTCAGGTCCAAAATAGATGGGTTTAACT is drawn from Triticum dicoccoides isolate Atlit2015 ecotype Zavitan chromosome 4A, WEW_v2.0, whole genome shotgun sequence and contains these coding sequences:
- the LOC119288257 gene encoding putative receptor-like protein kinase At4g00960 → MADKIYIWEKKLQDPSAPPMPFPLDFLKAITCDFSAEQELGKGGYGVVYKGVLPSGKIIAVKKLHDTHLVEDNKFQKEVRYLMGMKHQNVVQFVGYCAESSWEAMKLPGIVGYIFSEAPKRLLCFEYVCNQSLDKYISDGSSGLEWNMRCEIIRGICDGLHYLHGECQIIHLDLKPANILFGTNMEPKIADFGLSKIFADQSLTKNPAGTLGYMAPEYLIRGLVSIKADIFSLGVVIIEIITGRKELPCFQQFNENGSPQSDIASEQDFIEKILDTWRNRLQISDGHIEKLKQIRVCAELGIQCAQLNPVQRPVTQHIIDRLAEVKDRSIKTGTFAVEQVSAQIGNSSAPAAIASSTASEHDEVSELLQKLSSQNALDQREAAGVLRQLAKRSAEHRARIGESGGIPILSRLLSSTTDLSAQEHVVTTLLIISVNRENRRRIVSSGAVSGIVRALERGNMSPLALLSILSNGPEGVAAISAAAAVIPSLVGVIRNGSSASKANAVAILLRVFFFFLRDILLRVCDGEGKQQRQNLAQAHEHGLVPLLAELKESSSTHMGKSKATRLLRLMNN